The following are encoded in a window of Oncorhynchus mykiss isolate Arlee chromosome 31, USDA_OmykA_1.1, whole genome shotgun sequence genomic DNA:
- the LOC110504934 gene encoding transmembrane protein 35A, translating to MASPRTITIVALSFALGLFFVFMGTIKLTPRLSKDAYSEMKRAYKSYAKALPGLKKMGISSVLLRKIIGSLEVGCGVVLTLVPGRPKDVANFLLLLVMLAVLFFHQLVGDPLKRYAHALVFGILLTCRLLIARQSEDRPEREESREEHINAQENNKVKQS from the exons ATGGCTTCACCGAGGACGATAACCATTGTGGCCCTCTCTTTCGCTCTTGGTCTTTTTTTCGTCTTCATGGGCACCATAAAGCTCACACCAAGATTAAGCAAAGATGCTTATAGTGAGATG aaACGGGCATACAAGAGCTATGCCAAGGCTTTGCCAGGTCTAAAGAAGATGGGCATCAGCTCGGTGCTGCTCCGTAAGATCATTGGCTCACTGGAGGTGGGCTGTGGTGTGGTTCTGACATTGGTGCCAGGGAGACCCAAGGATGTGGCTAACTTCCTGCTCTTGCTGGTCATGCTGGCTGTCCTCTTCTTCCATCAGTTAGTAGGAGACCCCCTGAAACGATATGCCCATGCTCTGGTCTTTGGTATTCTGCTCACCTGCCGACTGCTCATTGCCCGCCAGAGTGAGGACCGACCTGAGCGGGAGGAGAGCAGGGAAGAACATATCAATGCCCAGGAAAATAACAAAGTCAAGCAGTCCTAA
- the LOC110504935 gene encoding centromere protein I isoform X3 has translation MAKAANLSRSDLDSSSGSDLSVSSRTSNRSLRVVEKERRRNEAGDPFLLSLKYFSKVEAGTPRIGNDVLERHLVQVERVGLSRGLPPEAISVMLDYAMSLRGKICVRVLKFLIPATVVPQEAVVQAVAWLCVSKIAISTQVLFLRWLLTVFDMIDSKDNLRAIYGFIFHFVTEENLSPYICHLLYLLTRRESVRPFRVRKLLDLQTKMGRQPFLLHLLSLYKVFCPELVTLALPSQMRSGFKNHNSMWKAALSAVQKRNNSQVSSDISLTLGVKHKTNSRKRKYHHLEVPSLSSSVQRNSPFSSSRKVFPLEQLHTFPQLLDNLHRIELPSQMGSLLGSNLSLCYLDYVQDDSAFLRLNFWLGHALHEEFLFCSSRDGGSGSSSEALHLLNRLLSTQHFLQEGFSSTEGFLYKFLNVWDGSLLRPQILGLLSDIPVVPSSCINQLLFEPLVQLFFTSTLFFKCSVIDCLNNMLLKWLTWHSVYALEDGLDISLHSHTPMNMSLSGFMDSVVELVRFVGRLAAVGLQLEGCHSLLLSFILDFYETVCDMFLKYGLPLVVMPPVGVFYPALFATDPVSVDRLGYIMYRYKNNLISAKCQQKETKQAFHISRQTYREFNHYLSFMVSCLWNSKMFLPGMAIEVDQELLSLSKVAKPWTSFDLIHHPAFLGYALDFHHKCWPERKEVDLNSIKAGKQWDWYLEFLFSQGFQGLQQFVQSSITRRSVAGTNDQGQGDRQPTNS, from the exons ATGGCAAAAGCTGCGAACCTGTCGAGGTCAGATTTGGACTCATCATCTGGAAGCGATTTGTCAGTTTCTAGCCGAACTTCAAACAGAAGTTTGCGAGTTgtggagaaagaaagaagaagGAACGAGGCTGGGGATCCATTTCTGCTTTCGCTGAAGTACTTCTCAAAAg TGGAGGCGGGTACCCCACGCATAGGAAACGATGTGCTGGAGAGGCACCTGgtgcaggtggagagagtggggCTCAGTCGAGGACTTCCTCCTGAGGCGATCTCTGTCATGCTGGACTACGCAATGAGCCTCC GGGGTAAGATTTGTGTTCGGGTCCTGAAGTTTCTGATCCCCGCCACCGTGGTGCCACAGGAGGCCGTTGTTCAAGCGGTGGCGTGGTTATGTGTCAGCAAGATCGCCATCAGCACACAG GTGCTTTTCCTTCGGTGGCTGCTGACTGTTTTCGACATGATCGACTCCAAGGACAATCTTCGAGCCATCTATGGCTTCATCTTCCACTTTGTGACAGAGGAGAATTTG TCTCCTTACATCTGCCATTTGCTCTACCTTTTGACAAGGAGGGAGAGTG TTCGGCCATTTAGAGTCAGAAAACTGTTGGACCTCCAAACAAAAATG GGCAGGCAGCCGTTCCTGTTGCACTTGCTGTCGTTGTACAAAGTGTTTTGCCCTGAACTGGTGACGCTTGCTCTTCCATCACAAATGAGG AGTGGGTTTAAGAATCACAACTCCATGTGGAAGGCAGCGCTCAGTGCTGTCCAGAAGAGGAACAACAGCCAAGTGTCGTCTGACATCAGCCTGACCCTAGGAGTGAAACACAAGACCAACTCCAGGAAGAGG AAATACCATCACCTGGAGGTGCCATCGCTGAGCTCATCTGTCCAGAGAAACTCCCCCTTCTCCAGCAGCAGGAAGGTCTTCCCCCTGGAGCAACTCCACACCTTCCCACAGCTGCTGGACAACCTCCACCGCATAGAG CTCCCATCCCAGATGGGTTCTCTGCTGGGCTCCAATCTGTCCCTCTGTTACCTGGACTACGTACAGGATGACTCCGCCTTCCTCCGACTCAACTTCTGGCTGGGCCACGCCCTCCATGAGG AGTTTCTGTTCTGCAGCAGTAGGGACGGGGGCTCCGGGAGTTCGTCCGAGGCCCTGCACCTCCTCAACAGGTTGCTCTCCACACAACATTTCCTCCAG gAGGGCTTCTCCAGCACCGAGGGCTTCCTCTACAAGTTCCTGAATGTTTGGGACGGTTCACTCCTCCGCCCCCAGATTCTGGGTCTGCTGAGTGACATCCCCGTGGTCCCCAGTTCCT GTATCAACCAGCTTCTGTTTGAGCCTCTCGTTCAGCTGTTCTTCACCTCCACGCTGTTCTTCAAG TGCAGTGTGATTGACTGTCTGAACAACATGCTGTTGAAGTGGTTGACCTGGCACTCTGTGTACGCCCTGGAGGACGGCCTGGACATCAGTCTCCACAGCCACACACCCAT GAACATGAGTCTGTCTGGCTTCATGGACTCTGTTGTGGAGCTGGTGCGTTTCGTGGGCCGCCTGGCCGCCGTGGGGCTGCAGCTAGAAGGCTGCCACTCCCTGCTCCTCAGCTTCATTTTGGACTTCTACGAGACG GTGTGTGACATGTTCCTGAAGTACGGGCTCCCCCTGGTGGTCATGCCCCCCGTGGGCGTGTTCTACCCAGCCCTGTTTGCCACCGACCCTGTCAGCGTGGACCGCCTCGGCTACATCATGTACAG GTACAAGAATAACCTGATCTCTGCTAAGTGTCAACAAAAGGAGACCAAG CAGGCGTTTCACATCAGCAGGCAGACGTACCGGGAGTTTAACCACTACCTGTCCTTCATGGTGAGCTGCCTGTGGAACTCCAAGATGTTCCTTCCAGGCATGGCCATCGAGGTGGACCAGGAGCTCCTGTCTCTCAGCAAAGTGGCCAAGCCCTGGACCAGCTTCGACCTCATCCACCACCCTGCCTTCCTCGGCTACGCCCTCGACTTTCATCACAAG TGTtggccagagaggaaggaagtgGATCTCAATTCCATAAAG gccgGGAAGCAGTGGGACTGGTACCTGGAGTTCCTCTTCTCTCAGGGCTTTCAGGGCCTCCAACAGTTTGTTCAGAGTAGCATCACCCGACGCTCTGTGGCTGGAACCAATGACCAGGGTCAGGGAGACAGGCAACCCACAAACAGTTAA
- the LOC110504935 gene encoding centromere protein I isoform X2, which produces MAKAANLSRSDLDSSSGSDLSVSSRTSNRSLRVVEKERRRNEAGDPFLLSLKYFSKVEAGTPRIGNDVLERHLVQVERVGLSRGLPPEAISVMLDYAMSLRTGGKICVRVLKFLIPATVVPQEAVVQAVAWLCVSKIAISTQVLFLRWLLTVFDMIDSKDNLRAIYGFIFHFVTEENLSPYICHLLYLLTRRESVRPFRVRKLLDLQTKMGRQPFLLHLLSLYKVFCPELVTLALPSQMRSGFKNHNSMWKAALSAVQKRNNSQVSSDISLTLGVKHKTNSRKRKYHHLEVPSLSSSVQRNSPFSSSRKVFPLEQLHTFPQLLDNLHRIELPSQMGSLLGSNLSLCYLDYVQDDSAFLRLNFWLGHALHEEFLFCSSRDGGSGSSSEALHLLNRLLSTQHFLQEGFSSTEGFLYKFLNVWDGSLLRPQILGLLSDIPVVPSSCINQLLFEPLVQLFFTSTLFFKCSVIDCLNNMLLKWLTWHSVYALEDGLDISLHSHTPMNMSLSGFMDSVVELVRFVGRLAAVGLQLEGCHSLLLSFILDFYETVCDMFLKYGLPLVVMPPVGVFYPALFATDPVSVDRLGYIMYRYKNNLISAKCQQKETKAFHISRQTYREFNHYLSFMVSCLWNSKMFLPGMAIEVDQELLSLSKVAKPWTSFDLIHHPAFLGYALDFHHKCWPERKEVDLNSIKAGKQWDWYLEFLFSQGFQGLQQFVQSSITRRSVAGTNDQGQGDRQPTNS; this is translated from the exons ATGGCAAAAGCTGCGAACCTGTCGAGGTCAGATTTGGACTCATCATCTGGAAGCGATTTGTCAGTTTCTAGCCGAACTTCAAACAGAAGTTTGCGAGTTgtggagaaagaaagaagaagGAACGAGGCTGGGGATCCATTTCTGCTTTCGCTGAAGTACTTCTCAAAAg TGGAGGCGGGTACCCCACGCATAGGAAACGATGTGCTGGAGAGGCACCTGgtgcaggtggagagagtggggCTCAGTCGAGGACTTCCTCCTGAGGCGATCTCTGTCATGCTGGACTACGCAATGAGCCTCCGTACTG GGGGTAAGATTTGTGTTCGGGTCCTGAAGTTTCTGATCCCCGCCACCGTGGTGCCACAGGAGGCCGTTGTTCAAGCGGTGGCGTGGTTATGTGTCAGCAAGATCGCCATCAGCACACAG GTGCTTTTCCTTCGGTGGCTGCTGACTGTTTTCGACATGATCGACTCCAAGGACAATCTTCGAGCCATCTATGGCTTCATCTTCCACTTTGTGACAGAGGAGAATTTG TCTCCTTACATCTGCCATTTGCTCTACCTTTTGACAAGGAGGGAGAGTG TTCGGCCATTTAGAGTCAGAAAACTGTTGGACCTCCAAACAAAAATG GGCAGGCAGCCGTTCCTGTTGCACTTGCTGTCGTTGTACAAAGTGTTTTGCCCTGAACTGGTGACGCTTGCTCTTCCATCACAAATGAGG AGTGGGTTTAAGAATCACAACTCCATGTGGAAGGCAGCGCTCAGTGCTGTCCAGAAGAGGAACAACAGCCAAGTGTCGTCTGACATCAGCCTGACCCTAGGAGTGAAACACAAGACCAACTCCAGGAAGAGG AAATACCATCACCTGGAGGTGCCATCGCTGAGCTCATCTGTCCAGAGAAACTCCCCCTTCTCCAGCAGCAGGAAGGTCTTCCCCCTGGAGCAACTCCACACCTTCCCACAGCTGCTGGACAACCTCCACCGCATAGAG CTCCCATCCCAGATGGGTTCTCTGCTGGGCTCCAATCTGTCCCTCTGTTACCTGGACTACGTACAGGATGACTCCGCCTTCCTCCGACTCAACTTCTGGCTGGGCCACGCCCTCCATGAGG AGTTTCTGTTCTGCAGCAGTAGGGACGGGGGCTCCGGGAGTTCGTCCGAGGCCCTGCACCTCCTCAACAGGTTGCTCTCCACACAACATTTCCTCCAG gAGGGCTTCTCCAGCACCGAGGGCTTCCTCTACAAGTTCCTGAATGTTTGGGACGGTTCACTCCTCCGCCCCCAGATTCTGGGTCTGCTGAGTGACATCCCCGTGGTCCCCAGTTCCT GTATCAACCAGCTTCTGTTTGAGCCTCTCGTTCAGCTGTTCTTCACCTCCACGCTGTTCTTCAAG TGCAGTGTGATTGACTGTCTGAACAACATGCTGTTGAAGTGGTTGACCTGGCACTCTGTGTACGCCCTGGAGGACGGCCTGGACATCAGTCTCCACAGCCACACACCCAT GAACATGAGTCTGTCTGGCTTCATGGACTCTGTTGTGGAGCTGGTGCGTTTCGTGGGCCGCCTGGCCGCCGTGGGGCTGCAGCTAGAAGGCTGCCACTCCCTGCTCCTCAGCTTCATTTTGGACTTCTACGAGACG GTGTGTGACATGTTCCTGAAGTACGGGCTCCCCCTGGTGGTCATGCCCCCCGTGGGCGTGTTCTACCCAGCCCTGTTTGCCACCGACCCTGTCAGCGTGGACCGCCTCGGCTACATCATGTACAG GTACAAGAATAACCTGATCTCTGCTAAGTGTCAACAAAAGGAGACCAAG GCGTTTCACATCAGCAGGCAGACGTACCGGGAGTTTAACCACTACCTGTCCTTCATGGTGAGCTGCCTGTGGAACTCCAAGATGTTCCTTCCAGGCATGGCCATCGAGGTGGACCAGGAGCTCCTGTCTCTCAGCAAAGTGGCCAAGCCCTGGACCAGCTTCGACCTCATCCACCACCCTGCCTTCCTCGGCTACGCCCTCGACTTTCATCACAAG TGTtggccagagaggaaggaagtgGATCTCAATTCCATAAAG gccgGGAAGCAGTGGGACTGGTACCTGGAGTTCCTCTTCTCTCAGGGCTTTCAGGGCCTCCAACAGTTTGTTCAGAGTAGCATCACCCGACGCTCTGTGGCTGGAACCAATGACCAGGGTCAGGGAGACAGGCAACCCACAAACAGTTAA
- the LOC110504935 gene encoding centromere protein I isoform X1 translates to MAKAANLSRSDLDSSSGSDLSVSSRTSNRSLRVVEKERRRNEAGDPFLLSLKYFSKVEAGTPRIGNDVLERHLVQVERVGLSRGLPPEAISVMLDYAMSLRTGGKICVRVLKFLIPATVVPQEAVVQAVAWLCVSKIAISTQVLFLRWLLTVFDMIDSKDNLRAIYGFIFHFVTEENLSPYICHLLYLLTRRESVRPFRVRKLLDLQTKMGRQPFLLHLLSLYKVFCPELVTLALPSQMRSGFKNHNSMWKAALSAVQKRNNSQVSSDISLTLGVKHKTNSRKRKYHHLEVPSLSSSVQRNSPFSSSRKVFPLEQLHTFPQLLDNLHRIELPSQMGSLLGSNLSLCYLDYVQDDSAFLRLNFWLGHALHEEFLFCSSRDGGSGSSSEALHLLNRLLSTQHFLQEGFSSTEGFLYKFLNVWDGSLLRPQILGLLSDIPVVPSSCINQLLFEPLVQLFFTSTLFFKCSVIDCLNNMLLKWLTWHSVYALEDGLDISLHSHTPMNMSLSGFMDSVVELVRFVGRLAAVGLQLEGCHSLLLSFILDFYETVCDMFLKYGLPLVVMPPVGVFYPALFATDPVSVDRLGYIMYRYKNNLISAKCQQKETKQAFHISRQTYREFNHYLSFMVSCLWNSKMFLPGMAIEVDQELLSLSKVAKPWTSFDLIHHPAFLGYALDFHHKCWPERKEVDLNSIKAGKQWDWYLEFLFSQGFQGLQQFVQSSITRRSVAGTNDQGQGDRQPTNS, encoded by the exons ATGGCAAAAGCTGCGAACCTGTCGAGGTCAGATTTGGACTCATCATCTGGAAGCGATTTGTCAGTTTCTAGCCGAACTTCAAACAGAAGTTTGCGAGTTgtggagaaagaaagaagaagGAACGAGGCTGGGGATCCATTTCTGCTTTCGCTGAAGTACTTCTCAAAAg TGGAGGCGGGTACCCCACGCATAGGAAACGATGTGCTGGAGAGGCACCTGgtgcaggtggagagagtggggCTCAGTCGAGGACTTCCTCCTGAGGCGATCTCTGTCATGCTGGACTACGCAATGAGCCTCCGTACTG GGGGTAAGATTTGTGTTCGGGTCCTGAAGTTTCTGATCCCCGCCACCGTGGTGCCACAGGAGGCCGTTGTTCAAGCGGTGGCGTGGTTATGTGTCAGCAAGATCGCCATCAGCACACAG GTGCTTTTCCTTCGGTGGCTGCTGACTGTTTTCGACATGATCGACTCCAAGGACAATCTTCGAGCCATCTATGGCTTCATCTTCCACTTTGTGACAGAGGAGAATTTG TCTCCTTACATCTGCCATTTGCTCTACCTTTTGACAAGGAGGGAGAGTG TTCGGCCATTTAGAGTCAGAAAACTGTTGGACCTCCAAACAAAAATG GGCAGGCAGCCGTTCCTGTTGCACTTGCTGTCGTTGTACAAAGTGTTTTGCCCTGAACTGGTGACGCTTGCTCTTCCATCACAAATGAGG AGTGGGTTTAAGAATCACAACTCCATGTGGAAGGCAGCGCTCAGTGCTGTCCAGAAGAGGAACAACAGCCAAGTGTCGTCTGACATCAGCCTGACCCTAGGAGTGAAACACAAGACCAACTCCAGGAAGAGG AAATACCATCACCTGGAGGTGCCATCGCTGAGCTCATCTGTCCAGAGAAACTCCCCCTTCTCCAGCAGCAGGAAGGTCTTCCCCCTGGAGCAACTCCACACCTTCCCACAGCTGCTGGACAACCTCCACCGCATAGAG CTCCCATCCCAGATGGGTTCTCTGCTGGGCTCCAATCTGTCCCTCTGTTACCTGGACTACGTACAGGATGACTCCGCCTTCCTCCGACTCAACTTCTGGCTGGGCCACGCCCTCCATGAGG AGTTTCTGTTCTGCAGCAGTAGGGACGGGGGCTCCGGGAGTTCGTCCGAGGCCCTGCACCTCCTCAACAGGTTGCTCTCCACACAACATTTCCTCCAG gAGGGCTTCTCCAGCACCGAGGGCTTCCTCTACAAGTTCCTGAATGTTTGGGACGGTTCACTCCTCCGCCCCCAGATTCTGGGTCTGCTGAGTGACATCCCCGTGGTCCCCAGTTCCT GTATCAACCAGCTTCTGTTTGAGCCTCTCGTTCAGCTGTTCTTCACCTCCACGCTGTTCTTCAAG TGCAGTGTGATTGACTGTCTGAACAACATGCTGTTGAAGTGGTTGACCTGGCACTCTGTGTACGCCCTGGAGGACGGCCTGGACATCAGTCTCCACAGCCACACACCCAT GAACATGAGTCTGTCTGGCTTCATGGACTCTGTTGTGGAGCTGGTGCGTTTCGTGGGCCGCCTGGCCGCCGTGGGGCTGCAGCTAGAAGGCTGCCACTCCCTGCTCCTCAGCTTCATTTTGGACTTCTACGAGACG GTGTGTGACATGTTCCTGAAGTACGGGCTCCCCCTGGTGGTCATGCCCCCCGTGGGCGTGTTCTACCCAGCCCTGTTTGCCACCGACCCTGTCAGCGTGGACCGCCTCGGCTACATCATGTACAG GTACAAGAATAACCTGATCTCTGCTAAGTGTCAACAAAAGGAGACCAAG CAGGCGTTTCACATCAGCAGGCAGACGTACCGGGAGTTTAACCACTACCTGTCCTTCATGGTGAGCTGCCTGTGGAACTCCAAGATGTTCCTTCCAGGCATGGCCATCGAGGTGGACCAGGAGCTCCTGTCTCTCAGCAAAGTGGCCAAGCCCTGGACCAGCTTCGACCTCATCCACCACCCTGCCTTCCTCGGCTACGCCCTCGACTTTCATCACAAG TGTtggccagagaggaaggaagtgGATCTCAATTCCATAAAG gccgGGAAGCAGTGGGACTGGTACCTGGAGTTCCTCTTCTCTCAGGGCTTTCAGGGCCTCCAACAGTTTGTTCAGAGTAGCATCACCCGACGCTCTGTGGCTGGAACCAATGACCAGGGTCAGGGAGACAGGCAACCCACAAACAGTTAA